One part of the Aneurinibacillus sp. REN35 genome encodes these proteins:
- a CDS encoding FecCD family ABC transporter permease, translated as MRKSIHLHVSVQKAQNIRVRMALVILCVLLLVSITAAVMLGPVSISPLTVWRIALAKIVGSAFVIEPDWHAAQESIVWDIRFPRVLLGAVVGAGLAIVGVVIQALVRNSLADPYILGISSGASVAATLAILFGALSFLGRYALSLGAFLGALFSMIAVYVLAQVGGRMHTTRLLLAGVSVSIILSAVTNLIVTMAPEEKGMRDVMFWIMGSFSGAKWEYVTLPGLLVVCGLIFLLVQYRSLNALLMGEEAATTLGVNTHFFRKILFVISSLLTGVIVAVSGAIGFIGLMIPHLARLFVGSNHRYVLPVSALIGSIVAIWSDVLARMLLAPEELPVGVITALCGGPFFIWLLRRSSYSFGGGRE; from the coding sequence ATGAGAAAGTCGATACACTTGCATGTGTCCGTACAGAAAGCTCAGAATATTCGTGTGCGAATGGCTCTGGTCATTTTGTGTGTGCTGCTTCTGGTATCAATTACTGCGGCTGTGATGCTTGGGCCTGTCAGCATCTCTCCGCTTACGGTATGGAGAATTGCGCTAGCAAAAATAGTAGGCTCAGCTTTTGTGATTGAGCCGGATTGGCATGCGGCACAGGAGAGCATTGTATGGGACATCCGGTTTCCTCGCGTTTTGCTCGGAGCGGTAGTTGGAGCTGGATTGGCAATCGTAGGGGTGGTTATTCAGGCATTGGTGCGCAATTCGCTCGCAGACCCGTATATTCTGGGGATTTCTTCTGGTGCCTCTGTTGCTGCTACGCTTGCGATTTTGTTTGGCGCACTCTCTTTTCTGGGGAGATACGCATTGTCTCTTGGTGCCTTTTTAGGCGCGCTTTTTTCCATGATCGCCGTTTACGTACTCGCACAGGTTGGCGGCCGAATGCACACAACACGCTTGCTGCTGGCAGGTGTGTCGGTATCAATTATTTTATCTGCAGTAACGAACCTTATTGTGACGATGGCGCCGGAGGAAAAGGGAATGCGGGATGTTATGTTTTGGATTATGGGAAGTTTTTCTGGAGCAAAGTGGGAATATGTCACGCTTCCTGGGTTGCTTGTCGTCTGTGGTTTGATTTTTCTACTTGTACAGTACCGGTCGCTTAATGCGCTGTTAATGGGAGAGGAAGCGGCAACAACCCTGGGAGTAAACACACATTTTTTCCGTAAAATATTGTTTGTCATCTCCTCTCTTCTGACAGGAGTGATCGTGGCAGTAAGTGGAGCGATTGGCTTTATTGGCCTGATGATTCCCCATCTTGCCCGGCTATTTGTAGGCTCGAATCATCGATATGTGCTACCGGTTAGCGCTTTAATTGGTTCAATTGTAGCGATCTGGTCCGATGTGCTGGCTCGCATGCTGCTAGCGCCGGAAGAGCTGCCTGTGGGAGTTATTACCGCATTATGTGGAGGTCCGTTCTTTATTTGGCTGCTGCGGCGCAGTTCTTATTCGTTCGGAGGGGGGCGAGAGTGA
- a CDS encoding PH domain-containing protein: protein MFGKVAADMLGLSDVGAVIKPQDYDKADADDYIMHEDNEKIFFLIKSKSDEYCFTNKALLHLDGTSAASKKRTLRRYSYSTHPISDVMLETAGTVDLDVEIKFTMGNQPYSIDVHKKHLEELKDLYKALLKIAEISHENEIALSFAGQSLDLASTTLTRVTSTESNLVEQFKGLNQAAFSWLMDTKEKYTVKDFGSVFERYINQ, encoded by the coding sequence GTGTTTGGAAAGGTAGCGGCCGATATGCTTGGATTAAGCGATGTAGGGGCGGTGATTAAGCCGCAGGACTATGACAAGGCTGATGCAGATGATTATATTATGCATGAGGATAATGAAAAGATTTTCTTCCTTATCAAGTCAAAGTCTGATGAGTACTGTTTTACCAACAAAGCACTGCTTCATCTAGATGGCACGAGTGCCGCCAGCAAGAAGCGTACGCTTCGTCGTTACAGTTACAGTACGCATCCGATCTCGGATGTTATGCTTGAAACTGCCGGTACAGTGGACTTGGATGTAGAGATTAAGTTTACTATGGGCAATCAACCTTACTCGATTGATGTACATAAAAAACATCTAGAAGAGTTAAAGGATTTGTACAAAGCGCTCTTAAAAATCGCAGAAATCTCTCATGAAAACGAGATTGCCCTCTCCTTTGCGGGTCAAAGCCTAGATTTGGCATCCACGACGCTTACTCGGGTAACAAGTACGGAAAGTAATCTAGTAGAACAATTCAAAGGACTGAATCAGGCGGCGTTTTCATGGCTGATGGATACGAAGGAAAAATATACGGTAAAAGATTTCGGCTCTGTATTTGAGCGCTATATCAATCAATAA
- a CDS encoding ABC transporter ATP-binding protein, producing MMIQVDAVSLRMMQATIIQDISLDVPDGAFVGIIGPNGSGKSTLLKTMYRVLKPDTGCIHFNERDLYELSSRDVFQKMAVVGQEFPQEFDFSVEDIVAMGRAPHKRMFESDTEEDRLIVEYALSCVHMEDYASRSFMSLSGGEKQRVLIARALAQQARVILLDEPTNHLDIRHQLQVMELTKGLDVTLVAVLHDLNLAAVYCDYLYVMQKGRIVASGNPSDVLTYELLSEVFGVETEIITHPVTHTPYIIFLSSTNE from the coding sequence GTGATGATTCAGGTGGATGCTGTATCGCTGCGTATGATGCAGGCGACGATTATACAAGATATATCGCTGGATGTTCCGGACGGTGCCTTTGTTGGAATTATTGGACCGAATGGAAGCGGGAAATCCACACTGCTTAAGACGATGTATCGTGTATTAAAACCGGATACCGGGTGTATCCACTTCAACGAGCGAGACCTATACGAATTATCTTCGCGAGACGTATTTCAAAAAATGGCTGTTGTTGGACAGGAATTCCCTCAGGAGTTTGATTTTTCTGTAGAAGACATAGTGGCAATGGGACGGGCTCCGCATAAGCGGATGTTCGAATCGGATACGGAAGAAGACCGGCTGATCGTGGAGTATGCTTTGTCCTGTGTACATATGGAAGACTATGCCTCGCGCAGCTTTATGAGCTTATCTGGCGGTGAAAAACAGCGGGTTCTTATTGCTCGTGCACTTGCTCAGCAGGCTCGGGTCATTCTGCTTGATGAGCCGACCAATCATCTTGATATCCGCCATCAACTTCAGGTAATGGAGCTGACAAAGGGACTTGATGTAACGTTGGTTGCTGTGCTGCATGATCTAAACTTGGCTGCTGTGTACTGTGACTATTTGTATGTGATGCAGAAGGGGCGTATCGTTGCTTCGGGGAATCCGTCTGATGTGCTGACGTATGAATTATTGAGTGAAGTATTTGGGGTAGAAACAGAAATTATTACACATCCGGTAACACATACACCCTATATTATTTTTCTGTCCAGTACGAACGAATAA
- a CDS encoding MDR family MFS transporter, whose amino-acid sequence MKPNAILDFHPIVRILFLGSFLTYIGLSMVVPYFAIYLAHYTGLSGPAIGFIIGGSALIGMFGGLAGGVLSDRFGRKNIMLGALLGSAIIFIGLAVSVHPIMLVLFTLLKGMATAFFDPCAKALIADLTEPKKRVRAFSYRYLFTNLGFAVGPIIGMIAGVKAESTLPFFVASVIFLMYFVLLWVYVRKYKIADISSSGIHRPVLKESLGVIQKDKALLLFICGGIMAMSVHGQFSVVLPQYFAAEFTSGLDFIQLLWTVHSLVIIIGSMPVARAVEKRSAFFSIVIGSVLFAIGCVCFSLSFNVWTFIFSMIIFTLGEIFIAPAEYAIIDEITPESVRGTYYGAFSFTTMGSFLGPGFAGMLLVEFGGSVMFSVLTLAALISIFFYWRGSVHKMNGMLTVKQ is encoded by the coding sequence GTGAAGCCCAATGCTATTTTGGACTTTCACCCCATCGTACGCATTTTGTTTCTTGGCAGCTTTTTGACATACATCGGATTAAGTATGGTTGTACCGTATTTTGCGATTTATCTAGCCCATTATACTGGATTAAGTGGTCCGGCAATCGGATTTATCATAGGGGGCAGTGCGCTGATAGGGATGTTTGGCGGCCTTGCCGGCGGGGTGCTGTCGGATCGATTTGGTCGCAAGAACATCATGCTAGGAGCGCTGCTTGGCTCCGCAATTATTTTTATAGGGCTGGCGGTAAGTGTTCATCCTATAATGCTAGTGCTGTTCACCCTGTTAAAAGGCATGGCTACCGCTTTTTTTGACCCGTGTGCCAAAGCGTTGATTGCCGATTTGACAGAGCCAAAAAAACGGGTACGGGCTTTTTCGTATCGTTATCTGTTTACGAATCTCGGATTTGCGGTTGGCCCCATCATCGGTATGATCGCCGGTGTCAAAGCGGAGAGTACGCTGCCGTTTTTTGTAGCATCCGTTATTTTTCTTATGTATTTTGTATTGCTGTGGGTGTACGTAAGGAAATATAAGATTGCCGATATTTCCTCTTCTGGAATCCACCGGCCGGTTTTGAAAGAATCGTTAGGTGTAATACAGAAGGATAAGGCGCTTCTTTTGTTTATTTGCGGTGGAATCATGGCGATGTCTGTGCATGGTCAATTTTCTGTTGTACTACCCCAATATTTTGCAGCGGAGTTTACGAGCGGGTTGGATTTTATTCAGTTATTATGGACCGTACACTCCCTTGTCATCATCATCGGAAGCATGCCTGTGGCACGGGCGGTTGAGAAGCGGAGCGCCTTTTTTTCGATTGTGATCGGCTCCGTTTTGTTTGCGATAGGATGTGTCTGCTTCTCGTTGTCATTTAATGTGTGGACGTTCATTTTTTCTATGATTATTTTTACGTTGGGCGAGATCTTCATAGCGCCCGCTGAGTATGCGATTATCGATGAGATTACGCCGGAGTCGGTGCGCGGTACGTATTATGGCGCCTTCAGTTTTACAACAATGGGTTCCTTTTTGGGACCAGGCTTTGCCGGTATGCTGCTTGTTGAGTTTGGCGGCAGTGTTATGTTTTCAGTGCTTACTTTGGCAGCGTTGATTAGTATTTTCTTTTATTGGAGAGGCTCCGTTCACAAAATGAATGGGATGCTGACAGTAAAGCAATAA
- a CDS encoding ABC transporter substrate-binding protein, translated as MRKRNQFLQRIAVVLVVGLLSACSSSSGTSSAVEQASLGKTQQKENASYEKVTINNLGHTLTFTQPPKRAVALNQHATEIMLALGLQDSMVGTAYLDDAILPEFKDTYAKIPVLSKAYPSKEVFMATAPDFAYAGWKSAFTEKALGTVQELASAGIPAYIQESSTTPFPTLENVYQDIRNIGRIFDVEERAETLIATMQKDIDRTVKQVGSVTKPLNVFVYDSGEDKALTAAGNYMSSLIALAGGKNIFSDIEKGWAEVSWEEVVHHNPDVIVIIDYGAKTVEEKKNVLLSKKELAEAPAIVNQRFIVLPLSAAAEGIRAPQTLDILARGLHPKAF; from the coding sequence ATGAGAAAACGAAATCAATTTTTGCAACGAATCGCAGTAGTGCTTGTCGTTGGCCTATTATCCGCATGCAGTTCATCTTCTGGTACCTCATCTGCCGTCGAACAGGCGTCTTTAGGTAAGACCCAGCAGAAGGAAAACGCATCCTACGAAAAAGTCACCATTAACAATTTGGGACATACATTAACATTCACACAGCCGCCCAAACGAGCTGTTGCATTAAACCAGCATGCGACAGAAATCATGCTGGCTCTAGGCTTGCAGGATTCAATGGTAGGAACCGCATATCTTGATGATGCCATTCTGCCTGAGTTTAAGGATACGTATGCGAAGATTCCTGTTCTGTCAAAAGCATATCCATCAAAAGAAGTTTTCATGGCAACTGCTCCGGATTTTGCATATGCCGGATGGAAAAGCGCTTTTACTGAGAAAGCATTGGGAACGGTGCAGGAGTTAGCGTCTGCCGGCATTCCGGCCTACATTCAAGAGTCGTCTACGACTCCGTTCCCTACGCTAGAAAATGTATATCAGGATATCCGCAATATCGGGCGTATCTTCGATGTGGAAGAGAGAGCGGAGACTCTGATTGCCACGATGCAGAAGGATATTGATCGAACCGTTAAGCAAGTAGGCTCTGTTACAAAGCCGCTTAACGTGTTTGTCTACGATAGCGGTGAAGATAAGGCTTTAACGGCGGCAGGTAACTACATGTCCAGCCTTATTGCATTAGCCGGAGGGAAGAATATTTTTAGTGATATAGAAAAAGGGTGGGCGGAAGTGAGCTGGGAGGAGGTCGTACATCATAATCCCGATGTTATCGTGATCATAGACTATGGCGCTAAAACAGTTGAGGAGAAAAAGAACGTGCTGCTTTCAAAGAAAGAGCTTGCGGAAGCTCCGGCCATAGTGAACCAGAGATTTATTGTTCTTCCGCTTTCGGCAGCCGCTGAGGGTATTCGTGCACCGCAGACGCTTGACATATTGGCAAGAGGGCTGCATCCGAAGGCATTTTAA